The genomic stretch CAACAGGAAGCTCCAAGTCATTCTTACAACTGTAATTATCTATCTTAGGGTTTTAAATAACGATCGCTCGCTGTTGCAACTGTATTTGATTTGATTCAAGTGTATGATGTTTATAATGTTCAATTTATAGGATATAGATAAGTTGGGAAAGGCTGGTGAAACTGTCAAAGTTGCACCTGGATATTTTCGCAACCACCTAATGCCCAAGCTCCTTGCTGTTCCTAACATTGATAAGTTTGCTTATCTCGTCACTGAGCAGCGCAAGGTTTTCTTTTGCTCCCTTATGTCTGTTTTGTTTTTGGTACTTATCTATACTATTAGCTGGTCAATGTCAGTTATGTAAATCCATCTCTTCGTTTTACAATCTCCTGGAGCAATGTTGTTAAGTAGCAGTGCTATAGTGTAGTAGAATTTGAAGAAATAACTATTTTTACGCGGTAAGCTATTTAGTACAAAATGCTGTTTTATGATCTCGATTGATAACATTGTTCCGGAGTAACTTTTGAAATTCTCGATATGAATCATGATAACGCTGTTAGATATCTGATCCGATGATAACATCCTTTCCCTGtctttctttgtttatgtgaaTCTGTGTGCAGCAAACTCTGTTAACATTATGTTTCTACGGGCACATAAACATTGGCATACTCACATAGCCAGTCTTTTTAACAAGTTACGCAGCCTTCATCAGTTGCTAGAACTATGTTTTAAATGTTTCAGATTTATCAACCTACTGAAGAAGTGAAACACGAGGATGTTGTTCTTGTTAGCGAGTCGAAGGAAGATCTGATGAAAGAGTATGAAAAGGCAGCACAGATTCTTGATAAAGCTAAGCTGGTTAGTAGTTTTTCTCTTCAAAGCCTTTCAAGTCTGTTTGGTTGAGACCATTTATGTGGAATTCGCCAAAGCTAAGTACAGATGAACTTTTCTGAAACTGGACTTATAGTTCATTGTTCGATCGTGGTTGAATCTTACAGACCAACTTCTATCGTGTAATTTATTTTGGGTTGAATTGTAAATGTTTAAacaaatacaaaaaaaaaactttGTTCAAACTGGCTCTTCATCATTAGTTTTGGATTTGTTCAACTGAGCTCCCTTGCTTTCCAGCTGGCAGTTTGGATTAAGCGGACGGGCCACTAACATATTTATGAGTTTTCTTGTTGACGGCTGGTTTGGATTTTTAAAAAATGGCTGTGATAATAATACTCGCAGATGACCGTAACTGTTGAAGTTATAAGATAAAAAGTTTACTTGATAATTTGACAGTCTTTCATGTTAAAACACAATCATTAATGTGATACTCTTATAGGTCTTGCGGAGGTTAATTGATGTTCAAAAAGCAAAGTCGCGTGAATCAAAAGAAGACCCCTTGGAGTTACGTATACCAGTGTCAAAAAAAGCTCTTGTGGCCGAGGTAATATCCGTTCTTAGTTATTTAAATGTTTTCTTGCTAGCAAGTAAGTAACAAATTACAAATTGATAGTCTTACAAAAATGCAACTAATATTAATGCCTCAAGAGAGAGACTTTCTTGGCCTTCTGACCTCTTTGATTTGTTGATATATTTAAGACCAACAAATTCCCAACTTCTTAGAAATCCTACTTTTATTTTGGTACAAACTTCAATTCGTCACAGTATTTGAGTACATTGGAAAGAATTACAAGTTTggaaaagaaacaagaaaccaGATAAGAAATCTCTCAATCCTAGAACTGAGAGCCAAACTAAAGTGGCCAAATACACTCCTAGTCTAGTCCTAATAATTTTTTCTGCGTTCCCTCTCTCCTTTCTCTTTCTATATCAGTATCTCTCAATTTTAGTAATTATGTAATAATTAACTCTTCCTTTCATGTACTCCTTCTCCCTTCTGCTGTGAACCTGACATCAAATTCTAAGTTATGTATCTTTATTGCCTTCGTTAGTCGAAACTATGAAGTTTTAAAATTATTTCACAATATTACTATGTATCTTACACTTTTAGATGATCATAGAGTGTCTCTTTGTGACATGTGAGTGGTTTTCTTATTTCATCAGTGGTTTCCTTGTCCAATCAGAATTAGGATTTTAATTATTAGTTTTTTTTACAGATGGATATTGAATTGTTTTATGAAATTATAAATAGGAGCTGTTGTTTTGTTTTCTATATCACATCAAATCTATACCAGTTTCAGATTATTTAGTCTCATGATATTTAAAAATTTGTTCAACACACTTTGAATATGGGATCAACTGCAACATTCCTTTTAAATATCAGACGAAATTCTTCCTTGTTAGTAAATCCTGGAAGAACTTCGTTTGATTTTTCTTAAATTGTTTGAGGGTATCTAAATAGAAAAGAGACGTGTTCAAAAGAAAAGAATGGAAAGACCTTCTGACATTAGTAGTCTAATTTCTATGAAAATAAATAACTCTTGCTCTGTATTGCATGTACAGATGATTGTTTTCGCATATGCCCTCTCTGCTACACATTATCATATTAAAGGAAATTATATCCGATTTGAGATGTTAGTTTCTGTTGCAAATCTTATATGATAAGAAAATTGGTTTCCTTTTGAAGAAAATTAGG from Lathyrus oleraceus cultivar Zhongwan6 chromosome 7, CAAS_Psat_ZW6_1.0, whole genome shotgun sequence encodes the following:
- the LOC127105482 gene encoding uncharacterized protein LOC127105482, with product MGYLQFGRHCVRQIIRSKDAVNDSVVVNPLLYASQGLRYNRKLQVILTTDIDKLGKAGETVKVAPGYFRNHLMPKLLAVPNIDKFAYLVTEQRKIYQPTEEVKHEDVVLVSESKEDLMKEYEKAAQILDKAKLVLRRLIDVQKAKSRESKEDPLELRIPVSKKALVAEVARQLCVNITPENLHLPLPLSTIGEYEVPLRLPRSIPLPEGKLNWTLKVKIRSK